The proteins below are encoded in one region of Xenopus laevis strain J_2021 chromosome 8L, Xenopus_laevis_v10.1, whole genome shotgun sequence:
- the rbmx2.L gene encoding RNA binding motif protein X-linked 2 L homeolog, which yields MNPLTKVKLINELNAREASLGVKDSVSWHQDYKDSAWIFIGGLPFELTEGDVICVFSQYGEVVNINLARDKSSGRSRGFCFVCFEDQRSTVLAVDNLNGIKLKGRTIRVDHVANYRPPKDAEDIDEITQTLREKGCAARTPSPTSSSQDEEEEPPRKKKDKKKKKDKSRRKEGESSNSTTKYIKQEPVDSAYDRARTTEKVSKVAPENSRALEEDRGSRKRSNSKGASQDKHKEQHRQKEKYKECEQQMPRDRYREQQEQRSKGRTERGRRV from the exons ATGAA TCCTCTAACTAAGGTGAAGCTGATTAATGAACTAAATGCCCGTGAAGCAAGTCTGGGTGTGAAAGATTCTGTATCCTGGCATCAAGACTACAAAGACAGTGCATGGATATTTATAG GAGGTCTTCCCTTTGAGTTAACAGAAGGAGATGTGATCTGTGTCTTCTCACA GTATGGGGAGGTTGTAAATATTAATCTGGCCCGTGATAAATCTTCAGGCCGTTCTCGTGGATTTTGCTTTGTGTGTTTTGAGGATCAGAGAAGCACTGTATTGGCCGTGGATAATCTCAATGGCATAAAG TTAAAGGGGCGCACAATCCGTGTAGATCATGTTGCTAATTACCGTCCTCCGAAGGATGCAGAAGACATTGATGAAATTACACAAACTCTTAGAGAAAAAGGATGTGCGGCACGGACTCCATCCCCAACGTCATCCTCACAGGATGAAGAGGAAGAGCCACCAAGGAAAAAGAAAG ataaaaaaaaaaaaaaagataaaagcagGAGGAAAGAGGGAGAGAGCAGCAACAGCACTACCAAATATATTAAACAGGAACCtgtggattctgcctatgacagAGCCAGGACAACGGAGAAGGTTTCCAAGGTGGCACCAGAAAACTCTAGAGCCTTGGAGGAAGATAGAGGCTCTCGCAAAAGGAGTAACAGCAAAGGTGCTTCTCAGGATAAGCATAAAGAACAGCACAGGCAAAAAGAGAAATACAAAGAGTGTGAGCAGCAAATGCCACGAGATAGGTACAGAGAGCAGCAAGAGCAAAGATCAAAGGGAAGGACCGAAAGAGGCAGAAGGgtgtga
- the rbmx2.L gene encoding RNA binding motif protein X-linked 2 L homeolog isoform X1 encodes MGFLFSIVLTYCVPLTKVKLINELNAREASLGVKDSVSWHQDYKDSAWIFIGGLPFELTEGDVICVFSQYGEVVNINLARDKSSGRSRGFCFVCFEDQRSTVLAVDNLNGIKLKGRTIRVDHVANYRPPKDAEDIDEITQTLREKGCAARTPSPTSSSQDEEEEPPRKKKDKKKKKDKSRRKEGESSNSTTKYIKQEPVDSAYDRARTTEKVSKVAPENSRALEEDRGSRKRSNSKGASQDKHKEQHRQKEKYKECEQQMPRDRYREQQEQRSKGRTERGRRV; translated from the exons ATGGGTttcttattttctatagttttaacATACTGCGT TCCTCTAACTAAGGTGAAGCTGATTAATGAACTAAATGCCCGTGAAGCAAGTCTGGGTGTGAAAGATTCTGTATCCTGGCATCAAGACTACAAAGACAGTGCATGGATATTTATAG GAGGTCTTCCCTTTGAGTTAACAGAAGGAGATGTGATCTGTGTCTTCTCACA GTATGGGGAGGTTGTAAATATTAATCTGGCCCGTGATAAATCTTCAGGCCGTTCTCGTGGATTTTGCTTTGTGTGTTTTGAGGATCAGAGAAGCACTGTATTGGCCGTGGATAATCTCAATGGCATAAAG TTAAAGGGGCGCACAATCCGTGTAGATCATGTTGCTAATTACCGTCCTCCGAAGGATGCAGAAGACATTGATGAAATTACACAAACTCTTAGAGAAAAAGGATGTGCGGCACGGACTCCATCCCCAACGTCATCCTCACAGGATGAAGAGGAAGAGCCACCAAGGAAAAAGAAAG ataaaaaaaaaaaaaaagataaaagcagGAGGAAAGAGGGAGAGAGCAGCAACAGCACTACCAAATATATTAAACAGGAACCtgtggattctgcctatgacagAGCCAGGACAACGGAGAAGGTTTCCAAGGTGGCACCAGAAAACTCTAGAGCCTTGGAGGAAGATAGAGGCTCTCGCAAAAGGAGTAACAGCAAAGGTGCTTCTCAGGATAAGCATAAAGAACAGCACAGGCAAAAAGAGAAATACAAAGAGTGTGAGCAGCAAATGCCACGAGATAGGTACAGAGAGCAGCAAGAGCAAAGATCAAAGGGAAGGACCGAAAGAGGCAGAAGGgtgtga